The genomic stretch CAGGGGCGGCGAAGCCGGTGTGACGGCTTCCCAGGCAATCTTAAAGGGTCTGGCAGCAGACGGCGGCCTGTTTATGCCATGTTTTATCCCAAAGCTTGACAAATCCATGAAAGAGTTGTCGGCGTTAACATACCAGGAAACAGCCTATGAGGTCATGAAGCTGTACCTTACGGATTACAGTTCCCAGGAGTTAAAGAGCTGTATTGAACAGGCTTATGACAGCAAATTCGATACAGAGGAGATCGCTCCTCTTGCCAAGGCTGATGGAGCCTATTATCTGGAATTATACCATGGAAGCACCATTGCATTTAAGGATATGGCTCTTTCCATTCTTCCTCATCTGATGACCGTTGCGGCAAAAAAGAATCAGGTAAAAAATAAAATCGTGATCCTTACCGCTACCTCCGGCGACACAGGAAAGGCTGCTATGGCCGGTTTTGCCGATGTGGAAGGAACGGAAATCATCGTATTTTATCCAAAGGATGGCGTAAGCCGCGTTCAGGAGCTTCAGATGGTAACCCAGAAAGGGGAAAATACCCATGTGGCCGCCATTCATGGAAACTTTGATGACGCTCAGACAGGGGTCAAAAAGATATTCGGAGATAAGGAATTTGCCCGCATGCTTGATGAAAAGGGCTTTCAGCTGTCTTCCGCCAACTCCATTAACATCGGCAGGCTGGTTCCCCAGGTGGTCTATTATGTTTACGCCTATGCAAAGCTCCTTGCCTGTGAAGAGATTTCTGACGGTGAAGAAATCAATGTTACCGTGCCTACGGGAAACTTTGGAAACATTCTGGCTGCCTATTTGGCAAAGCAGATGGGAGTTCCCATTAAGACCCTTATCTGTGCCTCCAATGAAAATAAGGTTCTTTATGATTTCTTTCAGACCGGGACCTATGACAGGAACCGGGACTTTATCCTCACCAGTTCTCCGTCCATGGATATTTTAATATCCAGCAATTTAGAGCGCCTGATTTATTTAAGTGCCGGATGTGATACAGGAGCCAATGCGGCTCTTATGAAGGAACTGGGCGATAAAGGCAGCTATACGGTAACCGCCGGTATGAAGCACTTTATGGTAGATTTTATGGGAGGTTTTGCAGGAGAAGAGGAAACCAAGGCAGCCATTAAGAAGGTTTTTGAGGATACCGGCTATTTAATCGATCCCCATACCGGTGTTGCAGCATGCGTATATGACCAATACAAGGCAGAGACAAAGGATCAGGCAAAGAATATCATTGCCTCCACGGCAAGCCCATATAAGTTTGCAGGAAGCGTTCTGGAAGCCATTGAAGGAGTACAGGAGGAGCCGGATGAATTCCGGATCATCGATCATCTGGCAGAGATATCTAAGGTTCCCGTTCCCCAGGCAGTAGAAGAAATCCGCACCGCACCTGTACATCATGATACAGTGTGCGATGCGGATAAGATGAAAGAAGCAGTTATAAGTTTTTTAAGCTAACGGATGTTCCGGTTGGCATACCGGCACCATTTTCCGCTTAAGACGCGGGTGGAGAAGAAGATGGCGCGAACCAGCCAGTCGATGGTCATGGCGATCCAGATTCCCATAAGTCCAAGGCCAAAATAAAGGCTTAATACGTAGGCCATGACAATACGGCAGATCCACATGGAACAGATGGAAACAGTCATGGTAAAACGGACGTCATTGGCGGCCCGCAGTCCGTTGGTCAGGCAGAAGGACAGGGGATGGATTATCATACAGCAGATGCTGTGGTAAAGCATCAGCTTATAAGCCAGGGCGCTGGTCTCGCCCGATAGATGAAACAGGCTGCATATGGGATTTAAAAACGGTATGATGGCAAGGTTTAATATCCACAGACAGATATATGCTGTTTTTAAAAGCTTTCCCATATATTTGCGGGCCTGTTTCAGTTCTCCGGCCCCTACACACTGTCCCACAACCGTTACCAGGGCTATACCTATGGCGCTTGCAGGGATAGTTTCCAGGCCGCAGATGGTGCTTGCTACCGCATTTGCAGCAATGGCCATGGTACCGAAGCTGGCGGTCAGACTGGATAGCAAAAGCTTTCCCAGCTGGAATATGCTGTTTTCCAGGCCGTTTGGTATGCCGATGTAGAGGATCTGGCGCAGCATCCTCTTGTCCGGGCGCAGACGGAACTCAATAGGGAAATTGCTCTGCTTTTTAAGAAGGGCAAACATAACCACTGCGGAAAGGATCCTGGAAAACAGGGTGGAAAGCCCGGCGCCTGCCACGCCCATTTGAAATACATAAATTAACAGGACGTTTCCTGCGATGTTGCAGAGGTTGGCACCCAGGGAGACCTGCATGGATACCTTGGAGTTTCCGGCTGTCCTGAAAAGGGCTGCACTGCTGTTATAAAATGCCAGAAATGGATAAGAGAGGGAGGATAAATAGAAATAAATTCTCCCGTTACGCATGACCTCCTGGCCGATCTCACCGTATATGAGCCTTAGAAGCTGCCCATTAAAGATCAGGGTCACTGCCATAATGGCCATGGAAAGCCCGCCCACAGCCAGGAATAGCTGGCCTGAGGCTTTGGCGACATTTTTTTCATCCTTCCGGCCGATGTACTGGGCCGTTACCACAGACCCACCAGCGGCCATTGCCCCGAATAATCCGATCAGAAGGACGTTTATGGTATCCACGATGGATATGCCGGACACGGCTTCTTCGCCGCAGGAGGCTACCATGATGATATCAGCCATTCCCATAAATACAGCCAGTATCTGTTCTATGACTAAGGGGAAAATCAACTGGCGCAGCTGTTTTCTGGAGAAGAGATCCATCCCTTCCTGGCGTTCCTGCATTTCTGTGGTTTCAGAGTCCTGTCGGCGGAAAATGCCTTGCCACATCTTTCGTTTCATAAAAAATCTCCTATTATGTATTTAGAACCTGCCCCCATTATAAGGCATAGAGGAAATAAAAGCAAAATGTAACTTTGTTATAAAAAAGACAATCTGGAAAAATTATTCTTTCCAAATAGGGTAAGATGGTATATAATAATATAGAGCAAGAGAAAAAAACAAATGGAGGTTTGTGATATGTTAGTTTCAGCAAAAGATATGCTTGAAAAAGCAAGAGACGGAAAGTACGCAGTTGGACAGTTCAACATCAACAACCTTGAGTGGACGAAAGCTGTTTTACAGACAGCCGAAGAACTGAAATCCCCGGTTATCCTGGGTGTTTCCGAAGGCGCTGGTAAATACATGACAGGCTATAAGACCGTATCAGCTATGGTGAAAGCCATGATCGAAGAATTAAACATTACAGTTCCCGTAGCACTTCATCTGGATCATGGTTCCTATGACGGCTGCTATAAGTGCATTGAAGCGGGATTTTCTTCCATTATGTTTGACGGTTCCCATTATCCTATCGCTGAGAATGTAGAAAAGACGACTGAGCTTGTGAAAGTCTGTGCAGAAAAAGGAATTTCCATTGAAGCAGAGGTTGGTTCTATCGGCGGAGAGGAAGACGGCGTAGTGGGTATGGGCGAATGTGCAGATCCTGATGAGTGCAAGCAGGTTGCAGACTTAGGCGTAACCATGCTGGCTGCAGGTATCGGCAACATTCACGGAAAATATCCGGATAACTGGGCTGGCTTAAGCTTTGAGACCCTGGCTGCCATCAAGGAGAAAGTAGGCGATATGCCTTTAGTACTTCACGGTGGGACAGGCATTCCGGAAGTCCAGATCAAGAAGGCTATCAGCCTTGGCGTTGCAAAGATCAATGTGAATACAGAGTGCCAGCTTACCTTTGCAGAAGCTACCCGTAAGTACATTGAGGCAGGCAAGGATTTAGAAGGCAAAGGCTTTGATCCACGTAAGCTTCTCGCCCCCGGTACAGAGGCTATTAAAGCAACTGTAAAAGAGAAGATGGAATTATTTGGCTCCGTTGGAAAAGCTTAAGGAAAATATTTTTCAAAAAAGTACTTGATTTTTTGGGAAAAATGGTTTAATTTAATTTAAGAACGATGGCGTTCTCCTTATACCGGGAGGACGCCTTTTCTGATTTATGCGCATATTCAGATCGCGAGGAGACTATAAAGGCAGTTTGACTTATCATAATATGGGAGGATGGAAAATTTATGAGCGAAGTTGTAAACGTAGCTGAGCTGTTTGGTAAGAATGTATTTAACGAAACCGTAATGAGAGAGCGCTTGCCAAAATCTGTTTTCAAAAAATTAAAGAAAACCATTGAGGATGGTGCAGTGCTGGATCCATCGATTGCAGACGTCGTTTCACATGCCATGAAAGACTGGGCCATTGAAAGAGG from Lacrimispora sphenoides JCM 1415 encodes the following:
- the fba gene encoding class II fructose-1,6-bisphosphate aldolase, translated to MLVSAKDMLEKARDGKYAVGQFNINNLEWTKAVLQTAEELKSPVILGVSEGAGKYMTGYKTVSAMVKAMIEELNITVPVALHLDHGSYDGCYKCIEAGFSSIMFDGSHYPIAENVEKTTELVKVCAEKGISIEAEVGSIGGEEDGVVGMGECADPDECKQVADLGVTMLAAGIGNIHGKYPDNWAGLSFETLAAIKEKVGDMPLVLHGGTGIPEVQIKKAISLGVAKINVNTECQLTFAEATRKYIEAGKDLEGKGFDPRKLLAPGTEAIKATVKEKMELFGSVGKA
- a CDS encoding MATE family efflux transporter, which encodes MKRKMWQGIFRRQDSETTEMQERQEGMDLFSRKQLRQLIFPLVIEQILAVFMGMADIIMVASCGEEAVSGISIVDTINVLLIGLFGAMAAGGSVVTAQYIGRKDEKNVAKASGQLFLAVGGLSMAIMAVTLIFNGQLLRLIYGEIGQEVMRNGRIYFYLSSLSYPFLAFYNSSAALFRTAGNSKVSMQVSLGANLCNIAGNVLLIYVFQMGVAGAGLSTLFSRILSAVVMFALLKKQSNFPIEFRLRPDKRMLRQILYIGIPNGLENSIFQLGKLLLSSLTASFGTMAIAANAVASTICGLETIPASAIGIALVTVVGQCVGAGELKQARKYMGKLLKTAYICLWILNLAIIPFLNPICSLFHLSGETSALAYKLMLYHSICCMIIHPLSFCLTNGLRAANDVRFTMTVSICSMWICRIVMAYVLSLYFGLGLMGIWIAMTIDWLVRAIFFSTRVLSGKWCRYANRNIR
- the thrC gene encoding threonine synthase, with translation MEISYQSTRGGEAGVTASQAILKGLAADGGLFMPCFIPKLDKSMKELSALTYQETAYEVMKLYLTDYSSQELKSCIEQAYDSKFDTEEIAPLAKADGAYYLELYHGSTIAFKDMALSILPHLMTVAAKKNQVKNKIVILTATSGDTGKAAMAGFADVEGTEIIVFYPKDGVSRVQELQMVTQKGENTHVAAIHGNFDDAQTGVKKIFGDKEFARMLDEKGFQLSSANSINIGRLVPQVVYYVYAYAKLLACEEISDGEEINVTVPTGNFGNILAAYLAKQMGVPIKTLICASNENKVLYDFFQTGTYDRNRDFILTSSPSMDILISSNLERLIYLSAGCDTGANAALMKELGDKGSYTVTAGMKHFMVDFMGGFAGEEETKAAIKKVFEDTGYLIDPHTGVAACVYDQYKAETKDQAKNIIASTASPYKFAGSVLEAIEGVQEEPDEFRIIDHLAEISKVPVPQAVEEIRTAPVHHDTVCDADKMKEAVISFLS